One Candidatus Ornithobacterium hominis genomic region harbors:
- the dprA gene encoding DNA-processing protein DprA, which translates to MENELLYQLALSYTPGVGNVNHRKLIQHFGSARKVWGLEKSEKIKIPGISAKIANAIGDNQYLELAQAELEKGKLKNIKPLEIQSESYPFLLKECIDAPPVIFTKGNVNLNEGKFLAIVGTRKMTSRGRNFIEQLIKELAAYPITIVSGLAFGVDITAHQASLENHLPTIGVMAHGLNQINPKAHTAVAGKMLETGGVVSEFSTFHQAEPQNFLRRNRIIAGLSHATIVVESRIAGGAMSTARHANAYNRDVFAMPGRITDEQSAGCHHLIKNHQAFLITEAADVLKYLGFKKEKNQKKQRELFVELTENQSKIYECLKEKASLHIDEISTSTGLATFQIMPILLDLELKNLIKPLPGKKYEIL; encoded by the coding sequence GTGGAAAACGAATTACTATATCAATTAGCCCTAAGCTACACGCCTGGGGTAGGAAATGTAAACCATCGAAAACTAATTCAGCATTTTGGTAGCGCAAGAAAAGTTTGGGGTTTAGAAAAATCAGAGAAAATAAAAATCCCGGGAATTTCAGCCAAAATTGCAAATGCCATTGGAGATAATCAGTATTTAGAATTAGCACAAGCCGAACTAGAAAAAGGAAAACTGAAAAATATTAAACCCTTAGAAATCCAGAGTGAATCATATCCTTTTTTGCTGAAAGAATGCATTGATGCTCCGCCCGTAATCTTCACCAAAGGGAATGTGAATTTAAATGAAGGTAAATTTTTAGCAATCGTAGGAACGCGTAAAATGACAAGCCGCGGGAGAAATTTTATAGAACAGTTGATAAAAGAATTAGCTGCTTACCCCATCACAATTGTCAGCGGCTTAGCCTTTGGTGTTGACATAACAGCACACCAAGCAAGCCTAGAAAATCATTTGCCTACCATTGGCGTAATGGCACATGGCTTAAACCAAATTAACCCCAAAGCACACACAGCGGTAGCAGGAAAAATGCTAGAAACTGGAGGAGTGGTCTCAGAATTTAGTACTTTTCATCAAGCTGAGCCACAAAATTTTCTTCGCCGAAATCGTATCATAGCAGGCCTGTCGCATGCAACCATTGTCGTAGAGTCACGCATTGCTGGAGGAGCCATGAGTACAGCGCGTCACGCTAATGCCTACAATCGTGATGTCTTTGCTATGCCAGGAAGAATTACCGATGAGCAAAGTGCGGGATGCCATCATTTAATCAAAAACCATCAAGCTTTTTTAATCACAGAAGCAGCAGATGTTTTAAAATATTTAGGTTTTAAAAAAGAGAAAAATCAAAAAAAACAACGAGAGCTTTTTGTGGAATTAACCGAAAATCAGAGCAAAATCTACGAATGCCTGAAAGAAAAAGCTAGCTTGCACATTGATGAAATTTCTACTTCTACAGGCTTGGCTACTTTTCAAATCATGCCAATTTTATTAGATTTGGAGCTTAAGAATTTAATCAAACCCCTACCTGGGAAAAAATATGAAATATTATAA